Proteins found in one Arthrobacter sp. U41 genomic segment:
- the dhaK gene encoding dihydroxyacetone kinase subunit DhaK, which yields MKKLINDPRAVVDESVEGFGLAHADLVTVFADPKYIVRKDAPVAGKVGLVSGGGSGHEPLHGGYVGMGMLDAAVPGAVFTSPTPDQILPATLAVNSGAGVVHIVKNYTGDVLNFETASELAEAEGVQVRTVLVNDDVAVQDSLYTAGRRGVGGTVLVEKIAGAAAERGDNLDAVAAIGDRVNANVRSMGVALTACTVPHAGAPSFVLEENEIEIGIGIHGEPGRHKIPMENADGITDRLLEPVVSDLGLASGDKVLLFVNGMGGTPLSELYIVYRRAAQQLAGKGITVARSLVGNYITSLEMQGCSITVLRLDDEMTALWDAPVHTAALRWGV from the coding sequence ATGAAGAAGCTCATCAATGATCCCCGCGCAGTGGTTGACGAGTCAGTGGAGGGTTTCGGGCTTGCCCATGCCGACCTCGTGACCGTCTTTGCGGACCCCAAGTACATCGTGCGCAAAGACGCGCCGGTGGCAGGAAAAGTCGGGCTGGTTTCCGGCGGCGGCAGCGGGCACGAGCCCCTGCATGGCGGCTACGTCGGAATGGGAATGCTCGACGCCGCCGTGCCGGGCGCCGTGTTCACCTCACCCACACCCGACCAGATCCTTCCCGCCACGCTCGCCGTCAACTCAGGTGCCGGCGTCGTGCACATCGTGAAGAACTACACGGGCGACGTGCTGAACTTTGAGACAGCCTCCGAGCTGGCCGAGGCGGAGGGCGTGCAGGTCCGCACTGTGCTGGTCAATGACGACGTCGCGGTGCAGGATTCGCTTTACACCGCCGGGCGGCGCGGCGTGGGCGGGACCGTCCTGGTGGAGAAGATCGCGGGCGCCGCCGCTGAACGCGGTGACAACCTGGACGCGGTCGCCGCGATCGGCGACCGCGTCAACGCGAACGTGCGCAGCATGGGCGTCGCATTGACCGCCTGCACGGTCCCGCATGCGGGGGCGCCAAGTTTTGTGCTGGAGGAAAACGAAATCGAGATCGGCATCGGCATCCACGGCGAGCCCGGCCGGCACAAGATTCCCATGGAGAACGCCGACGGCATCACCGACCGCCTGCTGGAACCGGTCGTCAGCGACCTCGGCCTGGCTTCCGGGGACAAAGTGCTCCTGTTCGTCAACGGCATGGGCGGCACCCCGCTGAGCGAGCTCTACATCGTTTACCGCCGCGCTGCGCAGCAGCTGGCCGGGAAGGGCATCACCGTGGCACGCTCGCTGGTCGGCAACTACATCACTTCGCTCGAAATGCAGGGGTGCTCCATCACCGTGCTGCGCCTCGATGATGAGATGACTGCGCTCTGGGACGCGCCCGTCCACACCGCGGCCCTCCGCTGGGGCGTCTGA
- the dhaL gene encoding dihydroxyacetone kinase subunit DhaL: MGLDVNWALRWLTLSAQAMAEHREELIELDRPIGDSDHGENMDRGFQAVMLKIAETPPETAGAALKLTAMTLMSKVGGAAGPLYGTAFLRAATALGETADIDAATLAAAYQAARDGIVARGKAESGDKTMVDAWTPAVDAAAAAAGDSDVHKVLAAAAEAAEAGAVSTDPMLARKGRASYLGERSIGHRDPGAVSSALILRAAAGAAE; the protein is encoded by the coding sequence GTGGGGCTCGACGTCAACTGGGCGCTGCGGTGGCTGACGCTCTCGGCCCAGGCCATGGCGGAGCACCGGGAGGAACTCATCGAACTGGACCGGCCGATCGGCGATTCGGACCACGGCGAGAACATGGACCGGGGTTTCCAGGCGGTCATGCTCAAGATCGCCGAGACGCCGCCGGAAACCGCCGGGGCGGCGCTGAAGCTGACTGCCATGACCCTGATGTCCAAGGTCGGCGGAGCCGCCGGGCCGCTCTACGGCACGGCCTTCCTCCGGGCGGCCACGGCACTGGGCGAGACGGCGGACATCGACGCCGCCACCCTGGCCGCGGCGTATCAGGCCGCGCGGGACGGAATCGTGGCCCGCGGAAAGGCGGAATCCGGCGATAAGACGATGGTGGACGCCTGGACCCCGGCGGTCGACGCGGCTGCTGCTGCCGCCGGTGACAGCGATGTGCACAAGGTCCTGGCCGCCGCCGCGGAGGCAGCCGAAGCCGGGGCCGTATCCACCGACCCGATGCTCGCCCGCAAGGGCCGCGCCAGCTACCTGGGGGAGCGCAGCATCGGGCACCGGGACCCGGGCGCCGTCTCCAGCGCCCTGATCCTGCGCGCCGCCGCCGGGGCGGCCGAATGA
- a CDS encoding PucR family transcriptional regulator, producing MNASPVGASASPAYDPPWLALPREVSDMLRPMMPGIVEAIIAAVPQLVPAYARPIEGRFGRGLRRGVAAALDRFLQLPGTRLPALSEESRQLVAGLGSGEFRQGRSMDALLSAYRMGARVTFREMSRVSVEHHLGQSVVVDLGESILAYIDELSAVSAEAYAFEQSERAGAVDRRRTELLDLLLLGQADEAALRQTAAMADWSLPQRMVVVTLPVDRSAGLRLRLGPGTLVIERETDAVALVPARKSKSARADLEKALLGRGAAVGPAGGWEKVPDSLRLAVLAASVLPPREGPEDPPIWADDHLAEVILGAAPSAIAELANRRLAPLEGLRPAQRERLAETLLSWLRHWGQRAPVAAELGIHPQTVGYRAAQLRELFGDALEDPKARFELELALHAGRR from the coding sequence ATGAATGCTTCCCCGGTCGGCGCCTCCGCCTCCCCCGCCTACGACCCTCCGTGGCTGGCCCTGCCGCGCGAGGTCAGCGACATGCTCCGGCCGATGATGCCCGGCATTGTCGAGGCAATCATCGCCGCGGTGCCGCAGCTCGTGCCTGCCTACGCCCGGCCGATCGAGGGCCGCTTCGGGCGGGGGCTGCGCCGGGGAGTGGCCGCCGCACTGGACCGCTTCCTGCAGCTGCCGGGAACCCGCCTGCCCGCGTTGTCGGAGGAGAGCCGGCAACTGGTGGCGGGGCTGGGCAGCGGCGAATTCCGGCAGGGCCGGAGCATGGATGCGCTGCTGAGCGCCTACCGGATGGGCGCCCGCGTCACTTTCCGCGAGATGTCCAGGGTGTCCGTGGAACACCACCTCGGCCAGAGTGTCGTGGTGGACCTGGGCGAATCGATCCTTGCCTACATCGACGAGCTCTCCGCCGTCAGCGCCGAGGCGTATGCCTTTGAACAGTCGGAACGGGCCGGCGCGGTGGACCGGCGGCGCACCGAACTGCTGGACCTGCTCCTGCTGGGACAGGCGGATGAGGCGGCCTTGCGCCAGACGGCCGCGATGGCGGACTGGTCCCTGCCGCAGCGGATGGTGGTGGTGACGCTGCCGGTGGACCGGTCCGCGGGGCTGCGGCTCCGGCTGGGCCCGGGGACGCTGGTCATCGAACGCGAGACCGACGCCGTCGCCCTGGTCCCGGCCCGGAAGTCAAAGTCCGCACGGGCGGACCTGGAAAAGGCGCTGCTGGGCCGCGGGGCGGCCGTGGGTCCGGCCGGAGGCTGGGAAAAGGTCCCCGATTCGCTGCGCCTGGCAGTGCTTGCGGCCTCGGTGCTGCCGCCCCGCGAAGGTCCGGAGGACCCGCCGATCTGGGCCGATGACCACCTGGCCGAGGTGATCCTCGGCGCGGCGCCCTCCGCCATCGCGGAACTGGCCAACCGCCGGCTGGCGCCGCTGGAGGGGCTTCGGCCGGCCCAGCGCGAGCGGCTCGCGGAGACGCTGCTGTCCTGGCTGCGGCACTGGGGCCAGCGGGCGCCCGTGGCGGCGGAGCTCGGCATCCACCCGCAGACCGTGGGCTACCGGGCGGCGCAGCTGCGCGAACTGTTCGGCGACGCCCTGGAGGACCCCAAGGCCCGGTTCGAACTGGAACTGGCGCTCCACGCCGGCAGGCGTTAG
- a CDS encoding amino-acid N-acetyltransferase: MTETIRIRPARTSDVGAIKTLVAPLADKRILMAKETVAYYESLQEFRIAESADGEVIGCGALHVMWEDLAEVRTLATSDAWRGKGVGHLLVERLLEEARALGVSRVFCLTFEVDFFKKHGFEVMADQTAVDPVVYSELLRSHDEGVAEFLDLARVKPNTLGNTRMIKTL; this comes from the coding sequence GTGACTGAGACAATCCGCATCCGCCCTGCCCGCACGAGCGATGTCGGAGCGATCAAGACCCTCGTGGCGCCGCTGGCCGACAAGCGGATCCTGATGGCCAAGGAAACCGTGGCGTATTACGAAAGCCTGCAGGAGTTCCGAATCGCCGAATCGGCGGACGGTGAAGTGATCGGCTGCGGAGCGCTGCACGTCATGTGGGAGGACCTCGCCGAGGTGCGCACGCTCGCCACCTCGGATGCCTGGCGGGGCAAGGGTGTGGGCCACCTGCTGGTGGAGCGGCTGCTGGAGGAGGCCAGGGCACTCGGCGTCTCCCGCGTGTTCTGCCTGACCTTCGAGGTGGACTTCTTCAAGAAGCACGGCTTCGAAGTCATGGCCGACCAGACCGCCGTCGACCCCGTGGTGTATTCGGAGCTGCTGCGCTCCCATGACGAGGGCGTTGCCGAGTTCCTGGACCTGGCCCGGGTAAAGCCCAACACGCTCGGCAATACCCGGATGATCAAGACCCTCTAG
- the dhaM gene encoding dihydroxyacetone kinase phosphoryl donor subunit DhaM — MTVTLVVVSHSEKIADGAVELAAQMAPDVLILPAGGTDDGRIGTSLERVMAALEQAGDANRDGTVVLTDLGSAVMTAESAVEFMADPSSVLLADAPLVEGLVAAAVAAQAGADAEGVKEAAEAVYRPPAAPQHAHERRPPEATGDFELVNKAGMHARPAAKIAGGLSGMDAEVTVNGVDGASMTELMMLGAAKGAVLHIEASGPEAAKAVDYLRGLITAGFGEP; from the coding sequence ATGACGGTCACGCTCGTCGTCGTCTCCCACAGTGAAAAGATCGCCGACGGCGCCGTCGAGCTTGCCGCCCAGATGGCGCCTGACGTGCTGATCCTCCCCGCCGGCGGCACCGACGACGGCCGGATCGGCACAAGCCTCGAGCGGGTCATGGCCGCGCTCGAACAGGCGGGGGACGCCAACCGCGACGGCACAGTCGTCCTGACGGATCTGGGCTCGGCCGTGATGACAGCCGAGTCCGCGGTGGAATTCATGGCGGATCCGTCCTCCGTGCTGCTGGCCGACGCGCCCCTCGTCGAGGGCCTGGTCGCCGCCGCCGTGGCGGCCCAGGCCGGAGCCGACGCCGAAGGCGTGAAGGAAGCCGCGGAAGCCGTGTACCGTCCGCCGGCCGCGCCGCAGCACGCGCACGAGCGCCGGCCCCCGGAGGCGACCGGGGACTTTGAACTCGTCAACAAGGCAGGCATGCACGCCCGCCCGGCCGCGAAGATTGCCGGCGGGCTCTCCGGCATGGACGCCGAGGTGACCGTCAACGGCGTCGACGGAGCGTCGATGACGGAGCTCATGATGCTCGGAGCGGCCAAGGGAGCGGTGCTGCACATAGAAGCCAGCGGCCCGGAAGCCGCAAAAGCCGTGGACTACCTGCGCGGACTGATCACGGCGGGGTTCGGCGAACCCTAG
- the disA gene encoding DNA integrity scanning diadenylate cyclase DisA — MARSPEDSLKATLGRVAPGTALRDGLERILRGRTGALIVLGIDRTIESICSGGFDIGIDFSPTRLRELAKMDGAIICDKDASNILRAAVQLVPDSSIETQESGTRHRTAERVAIQTGVPVISVSQSMQIIALYVNGLRHVLEGSEKVLARANQALATLERYRSRLDQVTSSLSALEIEAMVTVRDVAVTLQRQEMVRRISEEISQYVLELGEDGRLLSLQLDELTVGRGPGSDVIIRDYSGPDTSAEDIDKAVKALVTLGPTELIDLGKIAGIVGFAGGEANLDAVVQPRGYRLLSGLKAVPKAVADRLVDHFGGLQFLMAATIDDLMTVDGIGDQRARTVREGLSRMAEASLLDRFL, encoded by the coding sequence ATGGCTCGGAGCCCTGAAGATTCACTCAAGGCGACCCTGGGCCGAGTGGCACCGGGCACCGCGCTCCGCGACGGCCTGGAGCGCATCCTCCGCGGGCGGACCGGCGCCTTGATCGTGCTGGGCATCGACCGGACCATCGAATCCATCTGCTCCGGCGGCTTCGACATCGGCATCGACTTCTCCCCCACCCGCCTCCGGGAACTAGCCAAAATGGACGGTGCCATCATCTGCGACAAGGATGCCAGCAACATCCTGCGCGCGGCCGTTCAGCTGGTTCCGGATTCCAGCATCGAGACGCAGGAGTCCGGCACCCGGCACCGGACCGCGGAGCGTGTTGCCATCCAGACCGGCGTCCCGGTTATCTCGGTCAGCCAGTCCATGCAGATCATCGCCCTCTACGTGAACGGGCTGCGGCACGTCCTGGAGGGCTCGGAGAAGGTCCTGGCCCGGGCCAACCAGGCTCTGGCGACCTTGGAGCGCTACCGCTCCCGGCTGGACCAGGTCACCAGTTCCCTCTCGGCCCTGGAAATCGAGGCCATGGTGACGGTCCGCGATGTTGCGGTGACCCTGCAGCGCCAGGAAATGGTCCGCAGGATCTCGGAAGAGATCTCACAGTACGTGCTGGAACTCGGCGAGGACGGACGGCTGCTCTCCCTCCAGCTGGACGAGCTGACCGTGGGCCGCGGGCCCGGCAGCGATGTGATCATCCGCGACTACTCGGGCCCGGACACTTCCGCCGAGGACATCGATAAGGCCGTGAAGGCGCTCGTGACCCTTGGCCCCACCGAGCTGATCGACCTGGGCAAGATCGCCGGGATCGTGGGCTTCGCCGGCGGCGAGGCCAACCTCGACGCCGTCGTGCAGCCGCGCGGCTACCGGCTGCTGTCCGGACTGAAGGCCGTCCCGAAGGCCGTCGCCGACCGCCTGGTGGACCACTTCGGCGGGCTGCAGTTTCTGATGGCGGCCACGATCGATGACCTCATGACGGTGGACGGCATCGGCGACCAGCGCGCCCGGACGGTCCGCGAAGGCCTGAGCCGGATGGCCGAGGCAAGCCTGCTGGACCGTTTCCTCTGA
- a CDS encoding peptide chain release factor 3, which yields MSQEVLSPARVQEIHEQAARRRTFAVISHPDAGKSTLTEALALHAKVIGTAGASSGKANRKETISDWMQMEKDRGISISSAALQFSYRDTVINLLDTPGHADFSEDTYRVLAAVDCAVMLVDAAKGLETQTMKLFEVCKQRNLPIITVINKWDRPGLDALALMDEITERTGLQPMPLTWAVGISGDFRGVWDLRNDRFAQFTRNNAGAKIALTEYFSPEQAAASQGDDWSNAVDEAGLVIESNLEFDVEAFHAGKATPILFSSAALNFGVKEILDALVDFAPPAAPRPDVDGAARPVDAPFAGFVFKVQAGMNKAHRDHVAFIRVCSGIFERGMVVTQGRTGKSFATKYAQQVFGREREVIDEAFPGDVVGLVNASSLRVGDSLFLEQPVEFPAIPLFAPEHFQVARSKDPSRFKQFRRGIEQLEHEGVIQVLRSDVRGDQAPVLAAVGPMQFEVVEDRMAHDFSAPMRLERLPYSIARISTADAMPALANVPGAEVLLRSDGAYLALFNDVWALRRIEKNHPDLTLLPIGTHNPAK from the coding sequence GTGTCCCAAGAAGTCCTTAGCCCCGCCCGAGTCCAGGAGATTCACGAGCAGGCGGCCCGGCGTCGGACTTTTGCGGTCATTTCACACCCTGACGCCGGCAAGTCCACCCTGACCGAGGCGCTCGCGCTGCACGCGAAGGTGATCGGCACCGCAGGTGCCTCCAGCGGCAAGGCCAACCGCAAGGAAACCATCTCGGACTGGATGCAGATGGAAAAGGACCGCGGCATCTCGATCAGCTCCGCGGCCCTGCAGTTCTCCTACCGGGACACCGTGATCAACCTGCTGGACACCCCCGGCCACGCGGACTTCTCCGAGGACACCTACCGGGTGCTGGCCGCCGTCGACTGCGCCGTGATGCTCGTGGACGCCGCCAAGGGCCTGGAAACCCAGACCATGAAGCTCTTCGAGGTCTGCAAGCAGCGCAACCTGCCGATCATCACCGTGATCAACAAGTGGGACCGGCCCGGCCTCGACGCACTGGCCCTCATGGACGAAATCACCGAGCGCACCGGCCTCCAGCCGATGCCGCTGACCTGGGCCGTTGGCATCTCCGGTGACTTCCGCGGCGTCTGGGACCTGCGCAATGACCGTTTCGCCCAGTTCACTCGCAACAACGCCGGCGCCAAGATCGCCCTCACCGAGTACTTCAGCCCGGAGCAGGCCGCAGCCAGCCAGGGGGACGACTGGTCCAACGCGGTCGACGAGGCCGGGTTGGTCATCGAGTCCAACCTTGAGTTCGACGTTGAGGCCTTCCACGCCGGCAAGGCCACCCCGATCCTCTTCAGCTCCGCCGCGTTGAATTTCGGCGTCAAGGAGATCCTCGACGCCCTCGTGGACTTCGCCCCGCCGGCCGCACCGCGCCCCGACGTCGACGGCGCCGCCCGGCCCGTCGACGCGCCCTTCGCCGGCTTCGTCTTCAAGGTCCAGGCCGGCATGAACAAGGCCCACCGGGACCACGTCGCCTTCATCCGGGTCTGCTCCGGCATTTTCGAACGCGGCATGGTGGTCACGCAGGGCCGGACCGGCAAGTCGTTCGCCACCAAGTACGCCCAGCAGGTCTTTGGCCGCGAACGCGAGGTCATTGACGAAGCCTTCCCCGGGGATGTCGTGGGCCTGGTCAACGCGTCCTCGCTGCGGGTGGGCGACAGCCTCTTCCTCGAACAGCCGGTGGAGTTCCCCGCCATTCCGCTCTTCGCGCCGGAGCATTTCCAGGTGGCGCGCTCCAAAGACCCCAGCCGTTTCAAGCAGTTTCGCCGCGGCATCGAACAGCTCGAGCACGAGGGAGTCATCCAGGTGCTCCGCTCGGACGTCCGCGGCGACCAGGCCCCGGTTCTGGCAGCCGTCGGCCCCATGCAGTTCGAAGTGGTGGAGGACCGTATGGCGCACGATTTCAGCGCTCCAATGCGCCTGGAGCGCCTGCCCTATTCGATTGCCCGGATTTCGACCGCGGACGCCATGCCGGCACTGGCCAACGTGCCCGGCGCCGAGGTGCTGCTGCGCTCAGATGGCGCATATCTCGCCCTGTTCAATGATGTGTGGGCCCTGCGCCGGATCGAGAAGAACCACCCGGACCTGACCCTTTTGCCCATCGGCACGCACAATCCCGCAAAATAG
- a CDS encoding IS481 family transposase: MSERNLDMKVRHLVASWPEDAPRGSVTAFCRKHKVSRAWFYKIKAAASAQGPMKAMEMRSTKPRTSPAQVTPRMVELVLDTRETLKRMGHDYGPLSVAAKLRRQGLEPPSRATLARIFTRAGVVVPEPRKKPRSAYQRFVYPEPNGCWQIDSTEWLLAGNTKVAIFQLIDDHSRLALASLVATGETSEAAIRVVSAAIARHGVPQKFLSDNGAALNPTRRGRTGALVEYLKSHGVEPITGKPYKPTTQGKNERFHQTLHRYLNQQPPAHTMAELQAYVDEFDRYYNTEREHQSLPPGTTPQEAWYATAKATPPEPPNPEITVPATRRSVQRRVGKNGSVAVIGMHFGMGKDHVGATVHVLYDEATIMFFDGRGTEIITHPRPPIGTNYVGNNKPRGFMANQTSTKC; encoded by the coding sequence ATGAGCGAACGCAATCTGGATATGAAGGTCCGTCATCTCGTAGCGTCGTGGCCTGAGGATGCCCCTCGGGGTTCAGTGACGGCGTTCTGCCGCAAGCACAAAGTCTCCCGGGCCTGGTTCTACAAGATCAAGGCCGCTGCGTCCGCTCAGGGCCCGATGAAGGCCATGGAGATGCGCTCCACGAAACCCCGGACCAGCCCGGCCCAAGTCACCCCGCGGATGGTCGAGTTGGTCCTGGACACGCGGGAAACCTTGAAGAGGATGGGCCACGACTACGGACCACTGAGCGTTGCCGCAAAACTGCGTCGGCAAGGTCTGGAACCACCGTCACGGGCGACCCTGGCCCGGATCTTCACCCGGGCCGGGGTCGTCGTCCCGGAGCCGAGGAAGAAGCCCCGGAGCGCCTATCAGCGGTTTGTATATCCCGAGCCGAACGGGTGCTGGCAGATCGACTCGACCGAGTGGCTGTTGGCCGGCAACACGAAAGTCGCGATCTTCCAACTCATTGACGATCATTCGCGACTGGCACTGGCATCGTTGGTAGCCACCGGCGAGACCAGCGAAGCCGCCATCCGCGTCGTATCGGCAGCCATCGCCCGCCACGGCGTCCCGCAGAAGTTTCTTTCGGACAACGGTGCCGCGCTGAACCCGACCAGACGCGGAAGGACCGGCGCGTTGGTGGAATATCTGAAGTCCCACGGAGTGGAGCCGATCACCGGCAAACCCTACAAACCCACCACCCAGGGCAAGAACGAACGCTTCCACCAGACGCTGCACAGGTATCTGAATCAACAACCGCCGGCACACACGATGGCAGAACTCCAGGCCTATGTCGACGAGTTTGACCGGTACTACAACACCGAACGTGAGCATCAATCACTGCCACCAGGCACCACCCCGCAGGAGGCCTGGTATGCAACGGCCAAAGCCACGCCACCCGAGCCGCCCAACCCTGAAATCACCGTGCCCGCCACCAGGCGCAGCGTCCAGCGACGGGTCGGGAAAAACGGTTCCGTTGCCGTCATCGGCATGCATTTCGGCATGGGTAAAGACCACGTCGGCGCGACCGTCCATGTCCTCTACGACGAGGCCACGATCATGTTCTTCGACGGGCGCGGAACGGAAATCATCACCCACCCGCGCCCGCCCATAGGCACAAACTACGTCGGGAACAACAAGCCCCGAGGCTTCATGGCCAACCAAACGTCCACGAAGTGCTGA
- a CDS encoding A/G-specific adenine glycosylase, whose protein sequence is MALIYYAESIKALADSPAVPAAARPEAVPAALPLAALHEALAAWFGANARELPWRAAECTPWGVLVSEIMLQQTPVVRVLPVWEEWLRRWPEPSDLAREPAGEAVRAWGRLGYPRRALRLHAAAAAIGSDHGGKVPGTYPELLELPGVGSYTAAAVAAFAFGRRATVVDTNIRRVHARLFSGAALPSQSLTAAEMRLAAQALPDGAGASVRWNASVMELGALVCTARSPKCGECPVRGSCAWLAAGEPPPSYTPKGQSWHGTDRQLRGAVLAVLRVAESPVAPELFERAPADLGFAPAGIGIPLAALHRLNSAPEQLDRALAGLLSDGLAELHPSGFQLPA, encoded by the coding sequence GTGGCCCTCATCTATTACGCTGAATCCATCAAAGCTCTAGCCGATTCCCCCGCCGTCCCCGCTGCCGCCCGCCCCGAAGCCGTTCCCGCAGCCCTTCCGCTGGCCGCCCTGCATGAGGCCCTGGCCGCATGGTTCGGGGCGAACGCCCGGGAACTCCCCTGGCGGGCAGCCGAATGCACGCCATGGGGCGTTCTGGTCAGCGAGATCATGCTGCAGCAGACGCCGGTAGTGCGCGTGCTGCCGGTCTGGGAGGAATGGCTGCGGCGCTGGCCGGAGCCCTCCGATCTGGCCCGCGAGCCCGCCGGCGAAGCCGTCCGGGCCTGGGGCCGGCTGGGCTACCCGCGGCGCGCGCTGCGGCTGCACGCGGCCGCCGCCGCCATCGGTTCGGACCACGGCGGAAAAGTTCCCGGAACCTACCCGGAACTGCTGGAGCTGCCCGGGGTGGGCAGCTACACGGCAGCCGCCGTCGCCGCCTTCGCCTTCGGGCGCCGGGCAACCGTGGTCGACACCAATATCCGCCGCGTGCACGCGCGGCTCTTTTCCGGCGCAGCCCTGCCTTCCCAGTCGCTGACCGCCGCGGAGATGCGGCTGGCCGCGCAGGCGCTGCCGGACGGTGCCGGCGCCTCGGTCCGCTGGAACGCCTCCGTCATGGAACTGGGCGCCCTGGTGTGCACCGCGCGGTCCCCGAAATGCGGGGAATGCCCGGTCCGCGGCTCCTGCGCCTGGCTCGCAGCCGGTGAGCCGCCGCCGAGCTACACACCGAAAGGGCAGTCCTGGCACGGAACCGACCGCCAGCTGCGCGGAGCCGTGCTGGCGGTGCTGCGCGTGGCAGAGTCGCCGGTGGCCCCGGAGCTGTTCGAGCGGGCCCCGGCGGACCTTGGCTTCGCACCGGCCGGCATCGGAATCCCGCTGGCCGCGCTACACCGGCTCAACTCCGCGCCGGAGCAACTGGACCGCGCGCTGGCCGGACTGCTCAGCGACGGTCTGGCCGAGCTGCATCCGTCCGGCTTCCAGCTGCCCGCCTGA
- a CDS encoding GAF domain-containing serine/threonine-protein kinase yields MKTGFLLSGRYLIQGVIGRGSQSTVYRARDELLQREVAVKLFRDDADDLEHTRRQGQEIRILAGMSHHSLVTLFDAGADLSDPEGSLRYLVMELVRGPDLRHRAAQGPLSSAHMAVIGHDLADGLSYIHHHGIVHRDVKPANILLVDYSNDDRRPRAKLSDFGVAIMTGNSPASEDGGTSGTPAYLSPEQAAGEPAGPLSDVYSLGLVLLEGLTGKMAYPGAPVQSAVARLLHDPDIPEELAPLWTALLSSMLARDPAERPAAREVSLALRQEIINGAARHRLEEAPNTVDEEGRMRAVERYRILDTPADGAFDRIAGLAARMFSVPVAIVSVVDHDRIWFKAHHGTDVTQIGRDPGLCASAILQDDAWVVEDATSDPRTLTNPLVAGEFGLQFYAGVPLRTPDGYNLGTFCILDREPREFSAEDTRTLEDLAAIVMNDLEMRLQSRGAIAG; encoded by the coding sequence ATGAAAACAGGCTTCCTGCTGAGCGGGCGCTACCTGATCCAGGGCGTCATTGGCAGGGGCAGCCAGTCCACCGTGTACCGGGCCCGCGACGAACTCCTGCAGCGCGAAGTGGCCGTCAAGCTTTTCCGCGACGACGCGGACGATCTCGAGCACACCCGCCGGCAGGGACAGGAAATCCGCATCCTCGCCGGGATGAGCCACCACTCCCTCGTGACACTGTTCGACGCCGGTGCTGACCTGAGTGACCCGGAGGGGTCCCTGCGCTACCTCGTGATGGAACTGGTCCGCGGGCCCGACCTGCGGCACCGCGCCGCCCAGGGGCCGCTGTCCTCGGCGCACATGGCGGTGATCGGCCACGACCTGGCGGACGGACTCTCCTACATCCACCACCACGGCATCGTCCACCGCGACGTGAAGCCGGCCAATATCCTGCTGGTGGACTACAGCAACGATGACCGGCGCCCCCGGGCCAAGCTCAGCGACTTTGGTGTTGCCATCATGACGGGCAACAGCCCGGCGTCGGAGGACGGCGGGACCTCCGGGACCCCCGCCTACCTGAGCCCGGAGCAGGCTGCCGGCGAACCCGCCGGGCCGCTGAGCGATGTGTATTCCCTTGGCCTGGTGCTGCTCGAAGGGCTGACCGGAAAGATGGCCTACCCCGGCGCGCCCGTCCAGTCCGCCGTCGCGCGGCTGCTCCACGACCCGGACATCCCCGAAGAGCTGGCTCCCCTGTGGACGGCGCTGCTGTCCTCCATGCTCGCCCGCGACCCGGCGGAGCGCCCGGCGGCCCGGGAAGTCTCGCTGGCACTGCGCCAGGAAATCATCAACGGGGCAGCCCGCCACCGCCTGGAAGAGGCTCCCAACACCGTCGACGAGGAAGGCCGGATGCGCGCGGTGGAACGCTACCGGATCCTCGACACCCCGGCCGACGGCGCCTTCGACCGGATCGCAGGGCTCGCGGCCCGGATGTTCTCGGTACCGGTGGCGATCGTCAGCGTGGTGGACCATGACCGGATCTGGTTCAAGGCCCATCACGGCACCGATGTCACCCAGATCGGGCGGGACCCGGGACTGTGCGCCTCCGCGATCCTGCAGGACGACGCCTGGGTCGTTGAGGATGCCACCAGCGACCCGCGCACCCTCACGAACCCGCTGGTGGCGGGCGAGTTCGGCCTGCAGTTCTATGCCGGCGTCCCGCTGCGCACACCCGACGGCTACAACCTGGGCACTTTTTGCATCCTTGACCGGGAGCCCCGGGAGTTCAGCGCCGAGGACACCCGGACCCTGGAGGACCTGGCCGCGATCGTGATGAACGACCTTGAGATGCGGCTGCAGAGCCGGGGAGCCATCGCCGGTTAG